In Enterobacteriaceae bacterium Kacie_13, the following proteins share a genomic window:
- a CDS encoding metal ABC transporter substrate-binding protein has protein sequence MGNGHYIAKHLSHSPFRLRLMLIGMIVALITGNATAAEKDKKKFKVVTTFTVIQDIAQNVAGDAATVESITKPGAEIHDYQPTPRDIVKTQSADLILWNGFNLERWFGRFFANIKNVPSVTVTDGIAPLPIQEGPYLGNPNPHAWMSAKNALVYVENIRAALVKYDPENASTYDRNAKSYAEKITQLDAPLRERLSKIPAQQRWLVTSEGAFSYLAKDYDLKEAYLWPINAEEQGTPQQVKKLIDLVRQQNIPVVFSESTISDKPAKQVSKETGAKYGGVLYVDSLSTADGPVPTYIDLLKVTVGTIAEGFDQ, from the coding sequence ATGGGAAATGGACACTACATCGCGAAACACCTGAGTCATTCGCCGTTTCGTTTGCGCCTTATGCTGATTGGCATGATTGTCGCGCTGATCACCGGTAACGCAACGGCGGCGGAAAAAGACAAAAAAAAGTTCAAAGTGGTGACGACCTTCACGGTGATCCAGGACATCGCGCAGAACGTCGCCGGTGATGCCGCCACCGTTGAGTCGATCACCAAGCCTGGTGCTGAAATCCATGATTATCAGCCGACGCCGCGCGACATCGTCAAAACGCAGTCCGCCGATCTGATCCTGTGGAACGGTTTTAACCTCGAACGCTGGTTCGGGCGTTTCTTTGCCAATATCAAGAATGTGCCGTCCGTGACGGTCACCGACGGCATCGCACCACTGCCGATCCAGGAAGGGCCATACCTCGGTAACCCGAATCCGCACGCGTGGATGTCAGCGAAAAACGCGCTGGTGTACGTCGAGAACATCCGTGCCGCGCTGGTGAAATACGATCCTGAAAACGCCTCGACTTACGACCGCAATGCCAAAAGTTACGCCGAAAAAATTACGCAGCTGGATGCACCGCTGCGCGAACGTCTTTCTAAAATTCCTGCGCAGCAGCGTTGGTTAGTGACCAGCGAAGGTGCGTTCAGTTATCTGGCGAAAGATTATGATTTGAAAGAAGCTTATCTGTGGCCGATTAATGCTGAAGAGCAGGGCACGCCGCAGCAGGTGAAAAAACTTATCGATCTGGTGCGTCAGCAAAATATTCCGGTGGTGTTCAGTGAAAGCACCATTTCGGATAAGCCGGCGAAACAGGTCAGTAAGGAAACCGGCGCTAAATACGGCGGCGTGCTTTACGTCGATTCGCTTTCCACTGCCGACGGCCCGGTGCCGACTTACATCGATTTGCTGAAAGTGACAGTGGGTACCATCGCCGAAGGGTTTGACCAATGA
- the mntR gene encoding manganese-binding transcriptional regulator MntR, translated as MKEKKLNPLLDVEEHAQGFLQVREAHRRELMDDYVELISDLIHEFGEARQVDLAARLGVSQPTVAKTLKRLANAGLVHQLPYRGTFLTPEGEKLAAENRERHNVVEAFFIALGISAETARLDAEGVEHHVSDETLEVFRRFTAQKQSQ; from the coding sequence GTGAAAGAGAAAAAATTAAATCCGTTGCTGGATGTTGAAGAACACGCTCAGGGTTTTTTACAGGTGCGCGAGGCGCATCGCCGGGAATTAATGGATGATTACGTGGAGCTGATTTCGGATCTGATCCACGAATTCGGTGAGGCTCGTCAGGTCGATTTGGCTGCGCGCTTAGGCGTTTCGCAGCCGACCGTGGCGAAAACGCTGAAACGGCTGGCGAACGCCGGGCTAGTTCATCAGCTGCCCTACCGCGGCACATTTCTGACGCCGGAAGGCGAGAAGCTGGCGGCGGAAAACCGCGAACGTCATAACGTGGTGGAAGCGTTCTTTATCGCGCTTGGGATAAGTGCAGAGACCGCCCGTCTGGACGCCGAGGGCGTCGAACATCACGTCAGCGATGAAACGCTGGAAGTCTTCCGCCGCTTTACCGCGCAAAAACAGTCGCAATAA
- a CDS encoding ATP-binding cassette domain-containing protein yields MNDSALHLDVDNISVTYNNGHTAIEEASFRLRGGSICALLGVNGSGKSTLFKTIMGIIRPTQGSVTLDGLNVAKALKQNLIAYVPQSEEVDWNFPVLVRDVVMMGRYGKMSFLRIPSQEDKKQVASALARVGLTELAQRQIGELSGGQKKRVFLARALAQQGRVMLLDEPFTGVDIKTENAIIELLRQLREEGHLILVSTHNIASVPDFCDRVVLINRTVIAAGSLETTFTHRNLENTFGGALRNISYLIEKDAMPETVSPVRRVK; encoded by the coding sequence ATGAATGACAGCGCGCTGCATCTCGACGTTGACAACATTTCGGTGACCTATAACAACGGTCACACCGCCATTGAAGAGGCGTCCTTCCGCCTTCGTGGCGGGTCGATTTGTGCGCTGCTCGGCGTCAACGGCAGCGGCAAATCGACCCTGTTTAAAACCATCATGGGCATTATCCGCCCGACGCAGGGCAGCGTGACGCTTGACGGCCTGAACGTTGCCAAAGCGCTAAAGCAAAACCTGATCGCTTACGTGCCGCAGTCCGAGGAAGTGGACTGGAATTTCCCGGTACTGGTGCGGGATGTCGTGATGATGGGGCGCTACGGCAAAATGTCGTTTTTACGTATTCCCTCGCAGGAGGATAAAAAACAGGTGGCGTCGGCGCTGGCGCGTGTCGGCCTGACTGAACTGGCGCAGCGTCAGATTGGCGAGCTTTCCGGCGGCCAGAAAAAACGCGTGTTTCTGGCGCGGGCACTGGCCCAGCAGGGGCGGGTCATGCTGCTCGACGAGCCTTTCACCGGTGTCGATATCAAAACCGAAAATGCCATTATCGAGCTGCTGCGCCAGTTGCGTGAAGAAGGCCACCTGATTCTGGTCTCCACGCACAACATCGCCAGCGTGCCGGATTTCTGCGACCGTGTGGTGCTGATAAACCGCACGGTCATCGCCGCCGGTTCGCTCGAAACCACGTTCACCCATCGTAATCTCGAAAATACCTTTGGCGGAGCACTGCGCAACATCAGCTATCTGATTGAAAAAGACGCCATGCCTGAAACCGTTTCACCGGTAAGGCGGGTGAAATGA
- a CDS encoding response regulator: protein MYRAIVVDDYPVVRLAVGMLLQRGDIEVVGETGNGLEAVQLAKSLQPNIVILDISIPKLDGLEVIGRLRLLEVPVKVLVLTSQSASSFSARCRQAGARLYY from the coding sequence ATGTACAGAGCAATCGTGGTTGATGATTATCCGGTAGTCCGTCTGGCGGTGGGCATGTTGCTTCAACGCGGCGATATCGAGGTGGTCGGCGAAACGGGCAACGGACTGGAAGCCGTGCAGCTGGCGAAAAGCCTGCAACCGAATATTGTGATCCTCGATATTTCGATCCCGAAACTTGACGGCCTTGAGGTCATCGGCCGTTTACGCCTGCTGGAGGTACCGGTGAAAGTGCTGGTGCTGACGTCCCAGTCGGCCTCTTCCTTCTCCGCTCGTTGCCGTCAGGCCGGCGCCAGGCTTTATTACTAA